The window CCCCGGCCCTTTAGGGCCGGGGTTTGTGGCGGAGAGGGCGGGATTCGAACCCGCGAGGCAGGTTTAAGCCCGCCTACACGATTTCCAGTCGTGTCCCTTCAGCCGCTCGGGCACCTCTCCAAGCGCCGACCTTGAGTCTAGCAAGGCCCATTCCTAGCGTCAAGTAATCTTAGGGCGTGCGGGTGGTGGTGGCCCACGAAAACCTGGACTTTGATGCCCTGGGCTCCATGGTTTTGGCGGGGAAGTTGTTCCCGGGGAGCGTCCTTGCCCTGGTGGGGGGCCTCGAGGGCCCCCTAAAGGACCTGGCGCCCCTGCTGGAGGACCGCTTGGACCTGGTGCCCGCCGCCGAGATCCCCTTGGACAAGGTGACCGAGGTGGTCCTGGTGGACAACGCCCGCCCCGAACGCATTGGGCCCTTTAAGGCCTTGGTGGGGAAGGTTCCCTTCCTGGTCTTCGACCACCACCCCAAAGCCCCCGGGGACGTGCCCGCCGTGGGGGGCAGGGTGCAGGCGGTGGGGGCCACGGTGAGCTTGCTCCTGCCCCTCCTTCGCGAGCGGGGGCTTGGCCTCACCCCCTTGGAGGCCACCTTGGCCTACGCCGGGGTATGGGAGGACACGGGGGGGTTCAGCTTCCCCTCCACCACGGCCCTGGACCTGGAGGCGGGGCGGCTTCTTCTGGAGATGGGGGCAGAGGCCTGGCGGGTCCGGGAGTGGGTGCGGCCCCACCTCTCCGAGGAGGCCCGAAGCGTTCTGAAAGCGCTTCTTGCAAACGCCCGGGTGGTGGAACGGGAGGGCTTCCGCCTCCTCCTCGCCGAGGCCAAGGAGGAGGGGTACGTGCCGGCCCTGGCCCCCCTGGCCCATACCCTTTTGGACCTCCACGAGGCGGAGGGGGTGCTCCTGGTTCTCCGCTTGGGGAAGGAAACCCTTCTGATCGCTCGGAGCAAGGCCCGCCTTGACGTGGCCCGCTGGCTGGGGGAGGTGGGGGGTGGGGGGCATCCCCGGGCGGCCTTCGCCCGGGTGCGGGGGGCTAAGGGGGCGGTGCGGCGCCTTTTGGCGCATCTTCCCCGGTACCTGGAGCCCGAGCCCACCCTGGGGGAGGCCATGACGGCGCCGGTGGAAACCCTCGCCCCCACCTCGGTGCGGGAGGCCCTGCGCCTCCTGGAGGAGCGGGGCTACGGGGCCATGCCCGTGGTGGTGCCCAGGGCGGGGGGCGGGGTGGAGATCCTGGGCCTGGCCCGTAGAAGGGACCTGAGAAAGGCGGAGCGGCTGGGCCTGGGGGACCACCCCGTGGAAGGGTTTTTGGCCCGGGCCGTGGTCCTCTCCCCTGAGACGCCCCTTTCCCAGGTGCTGCCTCACCTGAAGGAAGGGGGTGGGCGGGTGCTGGTGGGCGAGCGGGTGGGGGAGGGGTGGCGGCTTCTCGGCATCTTCACCCGCACGGACCTTTACCGCAAGCGGCCCCTCGGGGGTGGGGAGGAAAAGCCCCTCGGGGAGAGGATCCTGGAGGCCCTGCCCGAGGGGGTCAGGCGGGTCCTGATGGCCCTCAAGGAAGCCTTTCCCCAAGGCCTTTACCTGGTGGGAGGGGCGGTGCGGGATGCGCTGTTGCTGCGCTCGGGGCCAGATATAGACCTGGTCCTGGAGCCGGGGGTCCGGGTGGAGGCGGTGGCCCGCTTCTTGGTGGAGCGGTTCGGGGGGAGCTTTGCCCTCCACTACGCTTTTGGGACGGGGCGGGTACGGCTTCCTTTTGGCTTGGTGGTGGACCTGGCGGAAAGCCGGGAGGAGGTCTACCCCTATCCCGGGGCGCTTCCCCAAGTGCGCCCAGCCCCCGTCGCCAAGGACCTGGAGCGGCGGGACTACACGGTGAACGCCATGGCCCTCTCCCTGGGCACCGGGGAGTTTTTGGACCCGTATGGGGGGTTAGAGGACCTAAAGGCCCGCCTCCTTCGCCCCCTTCACCCCCTTTCCTTTGTAGAAGACCCAAGCCGCATCGTGCGGGGGGCACGGCTTGCGGCGAGGCTTTCTTTCCGCTTCGCCGAGGAAGCCCTAAAAGCCTTGCCCCCGGCCCTGTTGCCGGAGGTGCTGAAGACGGCAAGCCGAAGCCGCTTAAAGGACGAGCTCCTCCTCACCCTAAAGGAGGAAACCTTCTACCAAGCCCTAGCCCTTTTGGAAGAGCTCGGCGCCCTGAAGCCCCTCTATGGGCTTGCCCTTCCCCCCAAGGAGCCTTTTCAGAGGCTTCGCCTCGCGCCGGAGGAGGAGGAGCGCCACCTGGTAGAGGCGAGGCTTCTCGTCCTCCTCCACTTCCAGGAAGAGCCCCTGGCCCGGGCGGAGGCCTTGGGCCTCCCCAAGCGGATCCAGGAGGGGCTTTCCCTCTTGTTGCGGGCCGGGCGGGGGGAAGAGGGGGAGCGGGAGGCTTTGGCCAAGGAACCCCTAAAAAGCGCCTTCCTCGCCCTCTTTCCCGAGCGGGCCCCCTGGCTGTTGCAAAGGCCCAGGACCCTTCGGGGCCGGGACCTTTTAGAGCTGGGCTTGAAGCCAGGGCCCAAGGTGGGGGAGATCCTCCGCCGGGTGGCGGAGGCCCGGGCCCGGGGTGAGGTCAAGACCTTTGAGGAAGAACTGGCCTTGGCCCGTAAACTGGTGGGGGATGGGACTCTTTCCGCTCCTTAACGACCCGCCGGTGTTTCTCTTGGCCTTTCTCTTGGGGGCCTTGGGCCTTATGCTCCACAACCTCTTCCAGGCCTGGCTTGCCCACCGCTACGGGGAGGTGGCCCCCAAGCGCTACGGCTTCCTTTCCCTGGACCCCCGGGTCCACCTCGAGCCCTTAGGCCTGGTCCTTTTGGTCCTCTTGGGCTTCGGCTGGCCCCGCTTCGTGCCCACGCAGCTTCCCGGGCGGAAGGGGGCCTGGGTGGCCCTCATGGGGCCCTTGGGCTTCTTTGCGGCCGCTTTCCTCTATGGGCTCTTGGCCCGCTTCCTGCCCTATCCCTTTGGCGAGGGGCTCTCCGCAGGGCAGCAGCTCATGCTCCTCCACGCCGCCATCTACCTCTTCCCCGTGCCTCCCTTGGACGGGGCCAAGGCCCTTTACGCTGTGGGCGGGCCGGAGGCGCGGCGGTTTCTGGACCAACTCGCCGCCTACGGGCCCTTGGGGTTTATCCTCATCTTCCTGGTCCTTTCCTACACCGGGGTGACGGGGGCGGTGGTCCAGGGGCTTGGCGGCCTCCTCGGCACCCTGTACCGGGCGCTTGGCCTATGATCGCCCTGCTCCAGCAAGACCCCCTGGTCTTTCTTCTGGCCCTTCTCGTCCTCCTCCTAAGCCTTGCCCTACATGAGTGGGGGCACGCCTACGCCGCTTTCCGCTTTGGGGACTCCACGGCCAAGCGCCTGGGCCGGCTCACCCTAAACCCCCTAAAGCACCTGGACCCCTGGGGCACCCTGCTTCTCCTCCTGGTGGGCTTTGGGTGGGCCAAACCGGTGCCCATCCATCCCCTGGCCTTTCGTGCGTACCGGCTTGGCCTTTTTGTGGTCTCGGTGGCGGGGATTGTCCTAAACCTCCTCCTGGCCGTCTTTTTTGCCCTCTTGGTGCGGGGGCTTTTCGCCCTGGACCCGGGGGCGGTGGCCTTGGCCTTCCGGGGGGAAGGGGGTGGTGGGGTGGGGGTTTTAGCCCTGGCTTTCTTCTACGCCAGCTCCATCAACCTGGTCTTGGCGGTCTTCAACCTCTTGCCCATCCCGCCCTTGGACGGGTCCAAGATCCTGCAAAGCCTCCTGCCCCTTTCCTGGCACCCCCTGCTTTGGCGACTGGAGCAGTACGCCTGGCTTTCCTTTATCCTCCTTTTCACCGTGCTTCGGGAGCCGGTGCAGGAGGTTCTGCGTTGGGCACGGCGGGTGTTTTTCGGGTTTTTCTTCGGCTAGACTCCTCCTATGCGGACCCTGAGCCTGGTCTTGGTGGTCTTGGCCTTGCTTCTCCTCGTTCCCGCCCTCTTGCCCCTTTTGGGCTGGCTCAACTGGCTCGTCCTTCCCTTAGCCCTTTTGGGGACGGGGCTCGGGGTTTTGAGCGGGGAGGAGCGAGCCTTTAGGCTAGGCCTTTTGGTGCTGGCGGTTTCCGCCCTACGCCTCCTTTTGGGCGGAGGCTTCCTCTAGCCAGGCGCGCAGGACCTTGAGGTTCCAGGCGTCTTCCTCCGGGCCCCTCGGGGTTTCCAGGAGGAAGAGGCGGTCCTCCAGCCGGGGGTCCAGGAAGATGCCCTTAAGCCCTTGGCCGATTTCTCCCCGGAGGAGGTGGGCGTGGTGGTCTACATGGCGGCCCAGCCCCCCCACGGAGTCGTTTAGGTGGACCACGGGTACCCGGTCTAGGCCCACGGCCCGGTCCAAGGCGGTGAGGACGCCAGCGGGGTCCTCCCGCACGTCGTACCCGGCGGCGAAGGCGTGGCAGGTGTCCAGGCAGACCCCTAAGGGGGTGTCGGCGATGAGCCAGGCGAGCTCCGTAAACTCCGCCCCTACCTTCTCCCCGCCTCCGGCGGCGTTCTCCAAGAGGAGGGTGGGACGGTCCTTCACCCCGGCCAGGCGGAGGGCCTTGAGGGCCCCTTCCCGCACCCGCTTGGGGTCCCCGGAGCCGGGGTGGACCACCACGTATTCGATCCCCAGGAGGCGGGCCTTTTCCAGGTCGTCCGCCAGGCTCATCACGCTCTTTTCCCAAAGTTCCCCCTCGGCCCCCAGGTTGACCAGGTAGGAGGCGTGGATCACCCCAGGCAGGTCCGCCATCTCCTTGAGGGCTCGGAAGGCCTCCACCTCCCCCGGGGATAGGGTGCGGGTTTTCCAGCTCCTGGGGCTTTTGGCGAAGATCTGGAAGGCGGTGAGGCCTAAGGCCATGGCCTCCTCCACCGCGCTGGCCACGCCCTTTTTCCCGGCGATGGAGAGGTGAAACCCGTAGCGCCTCACGGGAGCACCTCCAGCCGGACCCGGGTGGCGGAGAGGGCCCCGATGGCCTTGGCGGCGGCGTAGGAGAGGTCGATGAGGTAGCGGCCGCCGAAGGGACCGCGGTCGTTGATGCGCACCACCACGCTCCGCCCGTTTTTGAGGTTGGTCACCCGCACCCGGGTGCCGAAGGGGAGGGTGGGATGGGCGGCGGTGAGGGCGTGCATGTTGTAGATCTCGCCGCTGGCCGTGCGCTTGCCGTGGAAGCCAGGGCCGTACCAGACGGCGAGGCCCTCTTGCTGGAAGCCGCCGGCAGAGGCTTCTTTGGCGCTTAGGCGGAGCACCTGCCCGGGGCGGATGAGGTCGGAGGAAAGGCCGTTGAGCCGCTTGAGTTCCGCCACGCTGAGGCCGTGGCGTTGGGCGATGCGGAAGAGGGTGTCCCCCTTTTGCACGGTGTAGCTCTGGGCCAAGGCGGGGAGGAGGAGGAATGCCAAGGGGAGAAGGCGCACCTAGACCTCCTGCCAGCCTCGAGGGTAGCGGGAAAGGAGTTCCATCCCGTCCTCGGTGATGAGGACCAGCTCCTCGATCCGCACCCCTCCCACGCCCGGGAGGTAGAGCCCGGGCTCCACCGTGACCACCATGCCGGGCTCCAGGACCTCTTCGGTGTACGGGGAAAGGCTAGGGCCCTCGTGCACCGCCAGGCCCACCCCGTGGCCCAGGGAGTGGACGAAGTAGCGGTCCAGGCCATAGCGGCTAAGCTCCTCCCGGGCTAGGGCGTCTATCTCCTTGCCGCTCCGGCCTGGGCCCAAGGCCTCTAAGGCCCGTTCCAAGGCGGAAAGCACCGCCTGGAAGGCGGTCTTGAGCTCGCCCTCCACCTTGCCCAGGGCGATGGTGCGGGTCATGTCCGAGTGGTACCCCGCCACCTTGGCCCCCAGGTCCAGGGTGATGAGCTCCCCCGCCTCGAGGCGCTTCTCCGAGGCCCCGGCGTGGGGGAGCGCCCCCCGCACCCCCGAGGCCACGATGGGGGGGAAGGCCACCCCCTCCGCCCCCCGCCGCCTTAGGAAATACTCCAGATCCAAGGCCACCTCCCGCTCCTCCACTCCCGGCTTCAGCAGGGAGAGGGCGTGGGCCAGGGCCTCCTCCGCCAAGGCCTGGGCTTTGCGGATGGCGGCCACCTCTTCCGGGGTTTTCTTGAGCCTAAGCCGCTCCACCACCCCCTTGGTGGGCACCCACTCCGCCGGGGAGAGCTCCCGGAGGCGCTCTAGGGCGGCGTAGGGGAGGTGTTCCGCCTCGAAGCCCACCCGGCCCCGGAGGCCCTGGAAGAGGGCCTCCTTCTCCTCCCGCCTAAGGACCTTGGCGGGGATGCGGCTTTCCCGCTCCGCCTCGGGGTAGCGGGGGTCGGTGAGGAGGAAGGCCCCCTCCTCGGCGATAAGGACCTGGGCGTCCTCCGGGTGGGGGAAGCCCGAAAGGTAACGGACGTTCTCCGGACGGGTGATGTAGAGGGCGTCAAGCCCCAAGGGCGCAAGGAGGTTTCTTAGGTCCTGCACGGGGGTACTATACCATTCCCGCCCCAGGAGGTGGGGCTCCCTCAACCCAGGCGCGCCAGGCTGAAGCGCACCCGGCCCTCCTCGTCCGCCAGCTCGGTGGTGTACCCAGGGAAAGGCCCCTCCCCAAACTCCCGGGCCAGAACCTCCTCGGCGATCCAGGCCCCGTGCTCTTCCAGGGCCTTGCGGTAGGGGCCTTCCGCCTCGTAGCCCACGCGGATGCGGTCGGAAACCTTGAGGCCCATCTCCTTGCGCGCCTGCTGCAGGTGGCGGATGAGGTCGCGGGCGAGGCCTTCCAGGCGAAGGGCCTCCGTGACCTCCACTTTGAGGGCGGCCACGTACCCTTCCTTTTCCAGGGCCTCGTACCCTTCGGGGGCCTGGGCCTCGAGGAGAACCTCCTCCGGGGC is drawn from Thermus sp. LT1-2-5 and contains these coding sequences:
- a CDS encoding septal ring lytic transglycosylase RlpA family protein; the encoded protein is MRLLPLAFLLLPALAQSYTVQKGDTLFRIAQRHGLSVAELKRLNGLSSDLIRPGQVLRLSAKEASAGGFQQEGLAVWYGPGFHGKRTASGEIYNMHALTAAHPTLPFGTRVRVTNLKNGRSVVVRINDRGPFGGRYLIDLSYAAAKAIGALSATRVRLEVLP
- a CDS encoding Xaa-Pro peptidase family protein, which produces MQDLRNLLAPLGLDALYITRPENVRYLSGFPHPEDAQVLIAEEGAFLLTDPRYPEAERESRIPAKVLRREEKEALFQGLRGRVGFEAEHLPYAALERLRELSPAEWVPTKGVVERLRLKKTPEEVAAIRKAQALAEEALAHALSLLKPGVEEREVALDLEYFLRRRGAEGVAFPPIVASGVRGALPHAGASEKRLEAGELITLDLGAKVAGYHSDMTRTIALGKVEGELKTAFQAVLSALERALEALGPGRSGKEIDALAREELSRYGLDRYFVHSLGHGVGLAVHEGPSLSPYTEEVLEPGMVVTVEPGLYLPGVGGVRIEELVLITEDGMELLSRYPRGWQEV
- a CDS encoding CBS domain-containing protein, whose translation is MRVVVAHENLDFDALGSMVLAGKLFPGSVLALVGGLEGPLKDLAPLLEDRLDLVPAAEIPLDKVTEVVLVDNARPERIGPFKALVGKVPFLVFDHHPKAPGDVPAVGGRVQAVGATVSLLLPLLRERGLGLTPLEATLAYAGVWEDTGGFSFPSTTALDLEAGRLLLEMGAEAWRVREWVRPHLSEEARSVLKALLANARVVEREGFRLLLAEAKEEGYVPALAPLAHTLLDLHEAEGVLLVLRLGKETLLIARSKARLDVARWLGEVGGGGHPRAAFARVRGAKGAVRRLLAHLPRYLEPEPTLGEAMTAPVETLAPTSVREALRLLEERGYGAMPVVVPRAGGGVEILGLARRRDLRKAERLGLGDHPVEGFLARAVVLSPETPLSQVLPHLKEGGGRVLVGERVGEGWRLLGIFTRTDLYRKRPLGGGEEKPLGERILEALPEGVRRVLMALKEAFPQGLYLVGGAVRDALLLRSGPDIDLVLEPGVRVEAVARFLVERFGGSFALHYAFGTGRVRLPFGLVVDLAESREEVYPYPGALPQVRPAPVAKDLERRDYTVNAMALSLGTGEFLDPYGGLEDLKARLLRPLHPLSFVEDPSRIVRGARLAARLSFRFAEEALKALPPALLPEVLKTASRSRLKDELLLTLKEETFYQALALLEELGALKPLYGLALPPKEPFQRLRLAPEEEERHLVEARLLVLLHFQEEPLARAEALGLPKRIQEGLSLLLRAGRGEEGEREALAKEPLKSAFLALFPERAPWLLQRPRTLRGRDLLELGLKPGPKVGEILRRVAEARARGEVKTFEEELALARKLVGDGTLSAP
- a CDS encoding site-2 protease family protein, which encodes MIALLQQDPLVFLLALLVLLLSLALHEWGHAYAAFRFGDSTAKRLGRLTLNPLKHLDPWGTLLLLLVGFGWAKPVPIHPLAFRAYRLGLFVVSVAGIVLNLLLAVFFALLVRGLFALDPGAVALAFRGEGGGGVGVLALAFFYASSINLVLAVFNLLPIPPLDGSKILQSLLPLSWHPLLWRLEQYAWLSFILLFTVLREPVQEVLRWARRVFFGFFFG
- the nfo gene encoding endonuclease IV, whose amino-acid sequence is MRRYGFHLSIAGKKGVASAVEEAMALGLTAFQIFAKSPRSWKTRTLSPGEVEAFRALKEMADLPGVIHASYLVNLGAEGELWEKSVMSLADDLEKARLLGIEYVVVHPGSGDPKRVREGALKALRLAGVKDRPTLLLENAAGGGEKVGAEFTELAWLIADTPLGVCLDTCHAFAAGYDVREDPAGVLTALDRAVGLDRVPVVHLNDSVGGLGRHVDHHAHLLRGEIGQGLKGIFLDPRLEDRLFLLETPRGPEEDAWNLKVLRAWLEEASAQKEA
- a CDS encoding site-2 protease family protein; protein product: MGLFPLLNDPPVFLLAFLLGALGLMLHNLFQAWLAHRYGEVAPKRYGFLSLDPRVHLEPLGLVLLVLLGFGWPRFVPTQLPGRKGAWVALMGPLGFFAAAFLYGLLARFLPYPFGEGLSAGQQLMLLHAAIYLFPVPPLDGAKALYAVGGPEARRFLDQLAAYGPLGFILIFLVLSYTGVTGAVVQGLGGLLGTLYRALGL